TGAACCCTTCCCCTGGTCCCAGCACGTTTCTGACATAGCCCTCAGTCACTGAGGGAATCCCCCCAGGGTTGGAGAGGCACATTCCCTTGGGACAGAGGCTACAGGTTGTAGCTTTTTTTCCCCTGTCCCCCAACCCCATCCCCACCTCCACTTGAGAACATGGCACCCCACCCAACCAGCCAAGTGTTAAGTGATGTGCTTATCCTCAAGAGCAGCTCTGggtgtctttttaaaatgtagagaaaaCCAAGTAAGGTGACAGTGTaaggggaaaatatatatatagaataccAGAAACACAGTTTACCCGGagaatttttttctccccatttttgttttgtttttactcaaTGACacaatttttagttttgtttcctgATAGCAAAAGGAAAAAACCCCAACCCGCAAAAAGGCTAAGGTCCCGTCCCCTTGTTGTCAGTGATTTGTTTGTCTTTCTGATAGGTTGAAAATTGTGTAATAAACTTGATGACGCTGTCAATCTTTTATACtgcattgtatttttttccttttgtaacaaaatatttttaaataataaatgggGTGTGAGCTGTTTTATGGATTCTGCATTTAATAGATTTGTTGAGGTGTCTGGGGCTTGGGTGTGGGCTGATGTAGACACTGCGGGAAGGTAGGAAAACCACAGGTTCTCAGCTGAAATTGCCTATTGGGCAATGGCTTCTCTATGGCTTGGGTTAGCCTCCTAAACATCTAGTGCAAACCTTCAGAGGCATCACGTGAGCTTTTTTTCCTTGGCTATCTTTAACAATCTGCTTAAAGAAAACTTCCAAGTTATTCTTTACCTTTCAAGATTCCCAGGACATTTTCAGAGCAAATTTCCTACCTTGTACAGTTCAGTTCCAAAGTCATCAAGTTCAGGAAGGAAAGACTCTCCCTATAAAACCTGATTGCTAGTACCTATTTCCACTATTTATCCATGGACAAGTAACATAAACCTGGTCTTTTTcatttgtaagataaaaataatagctgttctgtcttctttttttttttgtagagacagtctcactttatggccctcagtagagtgctgtggtgtcacacagctcacagcaacctccaactcctgggcttaggcgattctcttgcctcagcctcccgagcagctgggactacaggcgcccgccgcaatgcccggctattttttggttgcagtttggccggggccgggtttgaacccgccaccctctggtatatggggccggcgccttaccgactgagccacaggtgccgcccagctgtTCTGTCTTCTACATAGGGATGTTTTAATAATCAGAAAATGAGtttgttttataaacaaaatagGACATACAGATCACAAAGGTTAATAGAAGTGTGGGGTGATCTTGGGATTCAaggaaagttttttatttttttttaaagacaaaatctcactgtatcaccctaggtagggtgccgtggcatcacaactcacagcaacctcagactcctgggcttaagcgattctcttgcctcagcctcctgagtagctggaactacaggcgcccacaacgcctggctatttttttgttgtagttgtcattgtttggcaggcccaggctcagttcaaacccgccagcccctgtatatggcgccctagctgctgagctacaggtgctaagacAAAagcttttggctttttaaaaagccaggtgAACAAGAGGAAAGTTAGATGATAATAAGGTGACCATAGGCCATAATAAGGTGACCATAGGGCCACAAGGCAAAATCACTGTATAAACAActttcagaggaagagaaattccCTAAGAGGTCTTACGATTATGTGAAAGTTGGAGGAAAAAAACTAGTTGCAGTGCCTCTCAGAATATAAAGCAATGTTCTCAAGTTGGATTCCATAGTCCCCCCATACTGCAGTCATCTGCCATGTGTGCTAAAATGCATAGTCCTGGGGCTGCGTCAGTCTCTACTTAAATCTAAGAATCTGCTTTTTACACCCCAGGTGATTTAGGTAACTAAAGTGTGAAGACTGCTAGCTTAGAAACAAATACATTGTTTCATCTAAGGGGTACCATAGAAAGGGAAGGAACTTAGGTTACTCTAGGTCAgcggctctcaaccttcctaatgctgcggcagTTCTGTATTAaaggcaacccacaggttgagaaccgctgctctaggttcaaatcccaactcaCTAATATCTTTGCACACATGACTTTCTGAGTTgatttccttctgcctcaggaCATTATATGGATTTTAAATATACTATGCCAGGCAGTGGGTGAATGTTAGTCTCCTATGAGTGGAGACTCCTGTGCTGTGGTATGGAGCCAGAAACCTGCTTCATAAACTGGGCCAACTGCGGCTCTTGACGCAGCTGCTTGCAATCACAACTTGCCAGTTCTAGCCAGGACTATGAGTAGCTGAGCAGGCCTCTGCCAGCTTGTAACCAGGGCTCATCTCTCTTAAAACTGCCCcagaatagggcggtgcctgtggctcaaaggggtagggcgctggccccatgtgctggaggtggcaggttcaaacccagccctggccaaaaactgcaaaaaaaaaaaaggcttggcgcctgtggctcaagcggttaaggtgccagccacatacacctgagcttgcaggctcgaatccagcctaggctgccaaacaatgacggctgcaaccaaaaatagcagggcattgtggagggtgcctgtagtccgagctacttgggaggtggaggcaggagaattgcttgagcccaggagttggaggttactgtgagctgtgatgccatagcactctacccagggcaacagattgaggctctgtctcaaaaaaaaaaaaaatagacaggcattgtgacaggcacctgtagtcccagctactcaggaggctgaggcaaaagaatcacttgagcccaggagtttgaggttgctgtgagctgtggcactatagcactctactgagggcaacaaaggtgagactctgtctcaaaaaaaagaaaagagaaaagcagcaGTGTGAGAAGCAGCAAAAAAATTGTTAGTGGGATTTGTGACTGAAATATCAGAGCAATTCCCATTGGATGTTTTGTTACTATTTCACAGTTGATTAGACCTGTCTACTATAGTTTTGTGGATGGATGGCAATAGCACAGAAGGGGAAGACAACAAGAAAAGCATTAGTGCTTAGGGCAGGGGAGGCCCTAATAAAGTAAGAATGAGCCTGATCACAGGAAATAATCCGAGTTAAAAACCAGCATAGAATGCTTGGTCAGTTTTTACTTTGAGTAGAAGCAGATACTCTAGGATTCATCTGAGAGCAGACAAAAGGGCCTCTAGGTTTCGTAAAGTGGATTCTTTCATGGCTCCTGCTGACTTCTTAGGGCTAAAAAACATGGCTACTTCCAAGCAAGATGAGGAACAATTAAAGATAGTTACTTGGGGAAAGAACTGATATACTCATCTAAAGTGACAGTCctcagctttttttatttttaaatgtgttcctTTTATGTTAACTCAAAATTTGTAAATGAATgaccaaaaagaatttttttcattttggtaagTTTAGAATATGCTGCTTCCAATTACACACAGCCCACTCTGGAAAGGAACGACAATTATCTATCTGTAAGAGAaatgagacagatgctgactttGGTGCACAAGGGGGGCATATAAGCAATCTTTTGTAGGATGACAGACATGAAGAAGATAAAAGAGGATTGCAAAACCTTTAGGGCTTAAATCAGGTTGcagttttgggggaaaaaaaaaatcactgatcatCTCTGCCTTTATATCCACAGTGTGCTACCACTAAGCATAGCCTGAGAATAAACCCCTGGGATGGCCTCTACCCTctcttaaaatagataaaattccAGGGACAGTGCCACAAGGAAAAGGCTACAACCCCGCAgcagaaaatacatatttattataaaataatgtttgtttCATGATGAGAGTAGAAAAATAACACTATGAGCTACTAAAAAAGCTTTGAAGCTGAGTCTCTTTGAGCAGTGGGGTCAGAGGCTTTGCATCATTCTGGGAATCCACCGACATGAGGCTCTCCAGGCTCACACAGGACAGGTATGGCACAGAACATACAGGGGCTTGTGGCTCGGGTCCTACTGGAAGCCCGACGAGCCTAGATGGTCCACACAAGATGCCCTGCCACAATGATCAAAAAGGAGAACTTGGTGCTGAGAAGGGCCAGGATAGGGATAGCCTTGCCCCTCTCTACACTTCAGTGCAGAAGAGTCTCTCGGGCTGATGGTCAGGTTTAGAAGATGCTGCGCACTGGCCTTATGCTGGGTTGGTTACCCACATGTCTGTACTGCATCACCTTTCCCAGGAAAATTGATCCACCACTTCTCACTGGTATGACACAAGTACCAGAAGGGTGTGTAGTGTCAGCCTGATGAGCTGCTGGCTGAAATTTCTGCACGTCAAATCCTGTCCATACTGatggcaaaaagaaagaaaatgttaaaagaccTGTGAACAAGAGCAGCTGGCCTGAACTATTCTATATTCCAAGCTCTTTGGCCCCAAAGAACAAGGAGAATATCTTTCCTAAGTGGGAAATTTTCTACCTGAACAAGAAAGGTAGTCCCATGGACACCCCTTATCCCCTCCAGAAAAGTCTTCTAGATCATTCAGGCTTTAGAACGTGAATCCCTCCCTGGGATGGGAACCCAACCCTCCAAGGATGGGAAATTGTCCCTCAGCAGCAGTACCTGAAGAAAGCAGCCAGGGTGAGCACCTCAAGTAGCAGCTCTGAGCCACAGAAGAAGAGCAAAATGCCGTTCATGATGGCTTCCAGGCGGAGCACGTAGGTCTGTAGCAGCAGGTAGTAGGAGGCCATCACAGCAGATGGGAAGGTCAAAGCCATGCTAATGCCAAGTGGCATCTTTCGCTGGCAGAGGTTTCCTTTTGTACC
This is a stretch of genomic DNA from Nycticebus coucang isolate mNycCou1 chromosome 14, mNycCou1.pri, whole genome shotgun sequence. It encodes these proteins:
- the TMEM216 gene encoding transmembrane protein 216 isoform X1; protein product: MAPRGKRLSSTPLEILFFLNGWYYATYFLLELFIFLYKGLLLPYPMANLVLDVVMLFLYLGIEVIRLFFGTKGNLCQRKMPLGISMALTFPSAVMASYYLLLQTYVLRLEAIMNGILLFFCGSELLLEVLTLAAFFSMDRI
- the TMEM216 gene encoding transmembrane protein 216 isoform X2, with the protein product MLFSGKRLSSTPLEILFFLNGWYYATYFLLELFIFLYKGLLLPYPMANLVLDVVMLFLYLGIEVIRLFFGTKGNLCQRKMPLGISMALTFPSAVMASYYLLLQTYVLRLEAIMNGILLFFCGSELLLEVLTLAAFFSMDRI
- the TMEM216 gene encoding transmembrane protein 216 isoform X3, whose product is MANLVLDVVMLFLYLGIEVIRLFFGTKGNLCQRKMPLGISMALTFPSAVMASYYLLLQTYVLRLEAIMNGILLFFCGSELLLEVLTLAAFFSMDRI